The following proteins are encoded in a genomic region of Actinomadura sp. NAK00032:
- a CDS encoding Bax inhibitor-1/YccA family protein, with product MESRNPAFRGNAFDQRGAAYGAAGYGAPAYGGQYGAPGYQAPGYAPPVSRAMTLDDVVVRGFLSLAVLVVAAAVAWVAVPTSVAVPVLVVALIAEIGIWAFITFGRKANAPLVLAFAAVYGVVVGIVSHSYNDVYHGVVFQAVIGTALAFGATLAVYALRIVRVTPKFAKFVIAAGAALIGLMIINLLVHLFGGDQGIGIRDPGSPLAYVFSVVAILVGCFFLLLDFDAVEQGVRQGAPEKFAWYCAFGLVLSLVWIYLEILRLVSYFSGRD from the coding sequence ATGGAGAGTAGGAACCCCGCGTTTCGGGGGAACGCCTTCGATCAGCGGGGGGCGGCGTACGGTGCCGCCGGATATGGGGCGCCCGCGTATGGCGGCCAGTACGGGGCGCCTGGTTATCAGGCTCCCGGGTACGCGCCGCCGGTCTCGCGGGCCATGACCTTGGACGATGTTGTCGTTCGGGGGTTTCTTAGCCTGGCCGTGCTGGTGGTTGCTGCGGCTGTTGCCTGGGTCGCGGTTCCCACCTCGGTGGCGGTGCCGGTGCTGGTGGTCGCGCTCATCGCCGAGATCGGGATCTGGGCGTTCATCACGTTCGGGCGCAAGGCCAACGCGCCTCTGGTGCTGGCGTTCGCCGCGGTGTACGGGGTCGTGGTCGGCATCGTCAGCCACTCCTACAACGACGTCTACCACGGTGTGGTCTTCCAGGCCGTGATCGGCACGGCGCTGGCGTTCGGCGCGACGCTCGCCGTCTACGCGCTGCGCATCGTCCGGGTCACGCCGAAGTTCGCCAAGTTCGTCATCGCCGCGGGCGCCGCGCTCATCGGGCTGATGATCATCAACCTGCTCGTGCACCTGTTCGGCGGCGACCAGGGCATCGGCATCCGCGACCCGGGCAGCCCGCTCGCCTACGTCTTCAGCGTCGTCGCGATCCTCGTCGGCTGCTTCTTCCTGCTGCTGGACTTCGACGCCGTCGAGCAGGGCGTCCGCCAGGGGGCGCCGGAGAAGTTCGCGTGGTACTGCGCGTTCGGGCTGGTGCTCAGCCTGGTGTGGATCTACCTGGAGATCCTGCGGCTGGTCAGCTACTTCAGCGGGCGCGACTAG